A genomic region of Cyprinus carpio isolate SPL01 chromosome B11, ASM1834038v1, whole genome shotgun sequence contains the following coding sequences:
- the LOC109060871 gene encoding epiphycan-like isoform X1, whose protein sequence is MAVHRQTSKMALYLVWTLMGFSLSAPPVTSGPGPYDLDNYDDSDTWNLNTYGETYDYEGLDEETEVWTLAPPPAVTQPPAIVPPEDYVEEVTLPPRPTKSVVPSTLDFHGPGLFGPDTGLGMPSCLLCVCISGSVYCDDSDLNQIPPLPKETTHFYARFNKITEIRATDFINLNQLKRIDLSGNQISKVNEDAFGSMLQLQDLILADNNIQGLPELPATLKHIDVRNNQLRSSGMHAEAFMKMKELQFLYLSNNKLDDIPVPLPESLRVLHLQNNNIQSIGQDTFCNTHDINYIRKALEDIRLDGNPVDINLYANAYVCLPRLPIGTPV, encoded by the exons ATGGCTGTTCACAGACAAACATCAAAG ATGGCACTGTACCTTGTTTGGACCCTGATGGGCTTCAGTCTAAGTGCCCCTCCAGTTACTTCGGGCCCTGGACCATATGACCTGGATAATTATGATGACTCAGACACATGGAATCTAAACACGTATGGAGAGACATATGATTATGAAGGCCTGGATGAGGAG ACTGAGGTTTGGACGCTGGCTCCTCCTCCAGCAGTCACTCAGCCACCTGCTATAGTTCCTCCAGAGGACTATGTGGAGGAAGTGACACTGCCGCCCCGTCCGACAAAGTCAGTTGTCCCTTCCACTCTAGACTTCCATGGTCCGGGCCTGTTTGGGCCTGACACAGGCTTAG GCATGCCCTCctgcctgctgtgtgtgtgtatcagtggcAGTGTGTACTGTGATGACTCAGATCTGAATCAGATTCCCCCTCTCCCTAAAGAAACCACACACTTCTACGCTCGCTTCAACAAGATCACGGAGATCAGGGCCACAGACTTCATCAATCTCA ATCAGCTAAAAAGGATCGACCTGAGTGGAAACCAGATCAGTAAAGTGAACGAGGATGCTTTTGGTTCAATGCTTCAGCTTCAGGATCTCATATTGGCTGATAACAACATCCAGGGCCTTCCAGAACTCCCAGCTACCCTCAAACACATTGATGTTCGCAATAACCAGCTGAGGAGTTCAGGCATGCATGCAGAGGCCTTTATG AAGATGAAGGAACTTCAGTTCCTGTACCTGTCAAATAACAAGTTAGACGACATTCCTGTACCCCTCCCTGAGAGCCTACGAGTGCTCCACCTGCAG aaCAACAATATACAGAGCATAGGCCAAGATACTTTCTGCAACACCCACGACATAAACTACATACGGAAAGCCCTGGAGGACATCAGGCTTGACGGCAACCCTGTGGACATCAATCTTTACGCCAATGCTTATGTCTGCTTACCACGACTACCTATAGGAACTCCAGTCTAG
- the LOC109060871 gene encoding epiphycan-like isoform X2: MAVHRQTSKMALYLVWTLMGFSLSAPPVTSGPGPYDLDNYDDSDTWNLNTYGETYDYEGLDEEVWTLAPPPAVTQPPAIVPPEDYVEEVTLPPRPTKSVVPSTLDFHGPGLFGPDTGLGMPSCLLCVCISGSVYCDDSDLNQIPPLPKETTHFYARFNKITEIRATDFINLNQLKRIDLSGNQISKVNEDAFGSMLQLQDLILADNNIQGLPELPATLKHIDVRNNQLRSSGMHAEAFMKMKELQFLYLSNNKLDDIPVPLPESLRVLHLQNNNIQSIGQDTFCNTHDINYIRKALEDIRLDGNPVDINLYANAYVCLPRLPIGTPV; this comes from the exons ATGGCTGTTCACAGACAAACATCAAAG ATGGCACTGTACCTTGTTTGGACCCTGATGGGCTTCAGTCTAAGTGCCCCTCCAGTTACTTCGGGCCCTGGACCATATGACCTGGATAATTATGATGACTCAGACACATGGAATCTAAACACGTATGGAGAGACATATGATTATGAAGGCCTGGATGAGGAG GTTTGGACGCTGGCTCCTCCTCCAGCAGTCACTCAGCCACCTGCTATAGTTCCTCCAGAGGACTATGTGGAGGAAGTGACACTGCCGCCCCGTCCGACAAAGTCAGTTGTCCCTTCCACTCTAGACTTCCATGGTCCGGGCCTGTTTGGGCCTGACACAGGCTTAG GCATGCCCTCctgcctgctgtgtgtgtgtatcagtggcAGTGTGTACTGTGATGACTCAGATCTGAATCAGATTCCCCCTCTCCCTAAAGAAACCACACACTTCTACGCTCGCTTCAACAAGATCACGGAGATCAGGGCCACAGACTTCATCAATCTCA ATCAGCTAAAAAGGATCGACCTGAGTGGAAACCAGATCAGTAAAGTGAACGAGGATGCTTTTGGTTCAATGCTTCAGCTTCAGGATCTCATATTGGCTGATAACAACATCCAGGGCCTTCCAGAACTCCCAGCTACCCTCAAACACATTGATGTTCGCAATAACCAGCTGAGGAGTTCAGGCATGCATGCAGAGGCCTTTATG AAGATGAAGGAACTTCAGTTCCTGTACCTGTCAAATAACAAGTTAGACGACATTCCTGTACCCCTCCCTGAGAGCCTACGAGTGCTCCACCTGCAG aaCAACAATATACAGAGCATAGGCCAAGATACTTTCTGCAACACCCACGACATAAACTACATACGGAAAGCCCTGGAGGACATCAGGCTTGACGGCAACCCTGTGGACATCAATCTTTACGCCAATGCTTATGTCTGCTTACCACGACTACCTATAGGAACTCCAGTCTAG